A part of Carassius carassius chromosome 4, fCarCar2.1, whole genome shotgun sequence genomic DNA contains:
- the LOC132139724 gene encoding neural proliferation differentiation and control protein 1-like isoform X1, with protein MRSLSPPWASLLTEAFLITTVAVGAAMAVVEHCPRSLDCARERRHFCQPGSSHCGPCLDPFVENRRGKCVIKRQNHPAVKISHLPELDEEIDILSSIISKHRESEMKHSVPSPAASKSPLDGSWPSGQHRAEASSTAATSEQPLTTTASTTRPSSNTPFISAVHSAPFIIPYPSEDHSFIIFLGVFLMVGSVAMVLTGVCWVRMQRGNHLAQKVDYPAFGLIGPNSDRGITGDKTLAQSAQMYHFQLQKQQMMSLKQRSDSKIPESGATSDEENEDGDFTVYECPGLAPTGEMEVKNPLFDDSTFHLHLQRSYN; from the exons TTGTGGAACATTGTCCTCGGAGTCTGGACTGTGCCCGGGAGCGACGGCACTTCTGCCAGCCCGGCTCTTCACACTGCGGCCCATGCCTAGACCCATTTGTGGAGAACAGAAGAGGGAAATGTGTGATCAAGAGACAAAATCACCCTG CAGTCAAGATCAGCCATCTCCCAGAGCTGGATGAAGAGATAGACATTCTCTCCTCCATCATCAGCAAACACAGAGAATCAGAGATGAAGCACTCAG TCCCCTCTCCAGCTGCTTCCAAATCCCCTTTGGATGGATCGTGGCCGAGCGGTCAGCACAGAGCAGAGGCTTCTTCTACCGCTGCTACATCAGAACAGCCTCTGACCACCACCGCCTCTACCACCAGGCCTTCCTCAAACACTCCCTTTATCTCTGCTGTGCACAGTGCCCCCTTTATCATCCCGTACCCCTCGGAGGACCACTCTTTCATCA TATTTTTGGGTGTGTTTCTCATGGTGGGCTCAGTTGCCATGGTCTTGACCGGTGTGTGTTGGGTCAG GATGCAGAGAGGAAACCATCTGGCCCAGAAGGTTGATTATCCTGCTTTTGGGTTAATAGGACCCAATTCTGACCGTGGCATA ACTGGAGATAAAACACTTGCCCAGAGTGCTCAGATGTACCACTTTCAGCTTCAGAAGCAGCAAATGATGTCACTCAA GCAACGAAGTGATTCCAAGATTCCTGAGTCAGGAGCCACTTCAGATGAGGAAAATGAAGACGGAGACTTCACTGTGTATGAGTGCCCAGGACTTGCCCCA ACCGGAGAAATGGAAGTGAAGAATCCACTGTTCGATGACTCCACCTTTCATCTTCACCTGCAGAGAAGTTACAACTAG
- the LOC132139724 gene encoding neural proliferation differentiation and control protein 1-like isoform X2: MRSLSPPWASLLTEAFLITTVAVGAAMAVVEHCPRSLDCARERRHFCQPGSSHCGPCLDPFVENRRGKCVIKRQNHPVKISHLPELDEEIDILSSIISKHRESEMKHSVPSPAASKSPLDGSWPSGQHRAEASSTAATSEQPLTTTASTTRPSSNTPFISAVHSAPFIIPYPSEDHSFIIFLGVFLMVGSVAMVLTGVCWVRMQRGNHLAQKVDYPAFGLIGPNSDRGITGDKTLAQSAQMYHFQLQKQQMMSLKQRSDSKIPESGATSDEENEDGDFTVYECPGLAPTGEMEVKNPLFDDSTFHLHLQRSYN, encoded by the exons TTGTGGAACATTGTCCTCGGAGTCTGGACTGTGCCCGGGAGCGACGGCACTTCTGCCAGCCCGGCTCTTCACACTGCGGCCCATGCCTAGACCCATTTGTGGAGAACAGAAGAGGGAAATGTGTGATCAAGAGACAAAATCACCCTG TCAAGATCAGCCATCTCCCAGAGCTGGATGAAGAGATAGACATTCTCTCCTCCATCATCAGCAAACACAGAGAATCAGAGATGAAGCACTCAG TCCCCTCTCCAGCTGCTTCCAAATCCCCTTTGGATGGATCGTGGCCGAGCGGTCAGCACAGAGCAGAGGCTTCTTCTACCGCTGCTACATCAGAACAGCCTCTGACCACCACCGCCTCTACCACCAGGCCTTCCTCAAACACTCCCTTTATCTCTGCTGTGCACAGTGCCCCCTTTATCATCCCGTACCCCTCGGAGGACCACTCTTTCATCA TATTTTTGGGTGTGTTTCTCATGGTGGGCTCAGTTGCCATGGTCTTGACCGGTGTGTGTTGGGTCAG GATGCAGAGAGGAAACCATCTGGCCCAGAAGGTTGATTATCCTGCTTTTGGGTTAATAGGACCCAATTCTGACCGTGGCATA ACTGGAGATAAAACACTTGCCCAGAGTGCTCAGATGTACCACTTTCAGCTTCAGAAGCAGCAAATGATGTCACTCAA GCAACGAAGTGATTCCAAGATTCCTGAGTCAGGAGCCACTTCAGATGAGGAAAATGAAGACGGAGACTTCACTGTGTATGAGTGCCCAGGACTTGCCCCA ACCGGAGAAATGGAAGTGAAGAATCCACTGTTCGATGACTCCACCTTTCATCTTCACCTGCAGAGAAGTTACAACTAG
- the LOC132139728 gene encoding TRAF-type zinc finger domain-containing protein 1-like: MAEDNTQFCSNCKHDIPESNFTTHEIHCRRNIALCEVCQEPFPHAELVQHKEMDHAEEQCKCGLKIEKRFMAGHQRSECSHRLVPCQFCDLEVASFQAKEHEDYCGTRTEPCPICKCNVMLREQHIHPALCGSLTPPQERHSSRAVPQSPGAWFEAHSIHNLIHNNNSTGAAERRGPPRALEDRLHNSTSGTVRGGTRRNAETRNNDFAYLLDQETELGNNNNNLLWSLGQLPDYESSSLDYMLALSLQSEGDLEDPRQEGVWTDVWDRHLGRTPAHSNLTSQLSSNTKNNCTEAPPKINSTVVHSSRSNIMLPCEFCEELFPEEDLILHQTGCSPASAIASFSKQAPSLQYEEIITQGASHVITPRTPSPPTLPLSVSPLSYSSSSSPAEGDVLIPCEFCGVALEEDVLFHHQDKCDLRPQTAYSIDGLSPLKLHHTTKEAHERQRRVRHQADPDEELLQQMAHGWQKGTSGLVQWPPSAYSCTKITNAEQQVKSRSQSHRAVEANTYLSESLKPRSTSTSGPPQRGRLEGRRSDKNTETPKVPKKHNVEKEE, encoded by the exons ATGGCCGAGGACAATACCCAGTTTTGCAGTAATTG CAAGCATGATATTCCAGAATCCAACTTTACAACACATGAGATCCATTGTCGGCGGAATATTGCTCTTTGTGAGGTGTGCCAGGAGCCTTTTCCCCACGCTGAGCTTGTGCAGCACAAAGAGATGGACCATGCAGAG GAACAGTGCAAATGTGGATTAAAGATAGAGAAAAGATTCATGGCGGGCCACCAG AGGTCAGAGTGCAGTCATCGACTGGTCCCGTGTCAGTTCTGTGATTTGGAGGTGGCCTCCTTTCAGGCTAAAGAGCACGAGGATTACTGTGGGACCCGCACCGAGCCCTGCCCCATCTGCAAGTGTAACGTTATGCTGAGAGAACAACACATCCACCCAGCCCTGTGCGGAAGTCTGACACCACCTCAGGAGAGGCACAGTAGTAGGGCAGTGCCCCAGTCTCCTGGAGCATGGTTTGAGGCGCATTCAATCCATAACCTAATACACAATAATAACAGCACGGGGGCAGCAGAACGCAGGGGTCCACCACGAGCCTTGGAGGACAGACTACACAACAGCACCAGTGGAACAGTGAGGGGAGGAACCAGGAGAAACGCGGAAACAAGGAACAACGATTTTGCTTATT TGTTGGATCAGGAAACAGAGCTggggaacaacaacaacaaccttctGTGGTCTCTGGGACAACTGCCAGACTATGAGTCCTCCAGTCTGGACTACATGCTGGCCCTCAGCCTGCAGAGTGAAGGTGACTTGGAGGACCCCCGTCAGGAGGGCGTGTGGACTGATGTGTGGGACCGTCATCTGGGAAGGACACCAGCCCATAGCAATCTCACTTCCCAGCTCTCCTCCAACACTAAAAACAACTGCACTGAAGCCCCCCCTAAAATCAATTCAACTGTGGTCCACAGCTCCCGCTCAAACATCATGCTACCTTGTGAGTTCTGTGAAGAGCTCTTTCCAGAGGAAGACCTTATCTTACACCAG ACCGGCTGCAGCCCAGCCTCTGCTATTGCTTCCTTCAGTAAACAAGCtccttctctccagtatgaagaAATCATCACTCAAGGGGCTAGTCATGTCATTACTCCCCGTACACCCAGTCCGCCCACCCTGCCCCTCTCCGTTTCGCCGCTGTCCTACAGTTCCTCCTCCAGCCCAGCTGAGGGCGACGTACTCATTCCTTGTGAGTTTTGTGGCGTTGCCTTGGAAGAGGATGTGCTCTTTCACCATCAG GACAAGTGTGACCTCCGACCCCAGACAGCTTATTCAATCGACGGATTGTCTCCACTGAAACTACACCACACCACCAAAGAGGCCCACGAGAGGCAGAGAAGGGTGAGACATCAAG CTGACCCTGATGAGGAGCTCCTGCAGCAGATGGCTCACGGGTGGCAGAAAGGCACCTCAGGTTTGGTCCAGTGGCCGCCCTCAGCCTACAGCTGCACAAAGATCACGAATGCTGAGCAGCAGGTAAAGAGCAGGAGCCAAAGTCACAGAGCAGTAGAAGCCAACACGTACCTCAGTGAGAGCCTCAAGCCCCGTTCTACAAGCACTTCGGG aCCTCCACAAAGAGGAAGACTGGAGGGCCGAAGGAGTGATAAAAACACAGAGACACCGAAG GTGCCTAAAAAACATAATGTTGAAAAAGAGGAGTAG
- the LOC132139727 gene encoding TNF receptor-associated factor 2-like, which translates to MAAQEPSPPSSLEGNKPGFPKKILANKLEDKHLCNICLKILRRPFQAQCGHRFCFYCFNKAASSGPQKCSGCIKEDIFEEPTSILKQGCAFPDNAAKREVEALEAVCINEECSWTGTIKEYEANHEGKCDFRIFPCPSCKELLRANELERHNERECPERILNCKYCKEPFHFKNIKAHDEICPKYPMICEGCAKKKIPREKYVDHIKLCSKFRTPCRFHVVGCDMTVEKEKIHDHEQTCSYEHLNLLLHFIMAIKVNLESLQPQSLELAGHKIHELHQSLRELELKMGQLSGAGAPVQGACAPLPPLPAPTLGTSFTPLPTAVGAALELQLHSEKTKVAELSRHCQELELKVSTFENIVCVLNREMERSATTMEAYNRQHRLDQDKIEILNNKVRQLERTVGLRDLSIVEMEAKMRDMSAATYDGVFVWKISDFSKKRQDAVAGRAPAMFSPAFYTSKYGYKMCLRIYLNGDGTGRGTHLSLFFVVMRGHSDALLKWPFNQKVTLMLLDQNNREHIIDAFRPDISSSSFQRPVSDMNIASGCPLFCPLSKLDTKNSYIRDDTIFIKAIVDLTGL; encoded by the exons ATGGCTGCACAGGAACCCTCGCCACCATCTTCATTAGAAGGCAACAAACCTGGCTTCCCCAAGAAAATACTCGCCAACAAGCTGGAGGACAAGCATCTGTGCAATATCTGTCTGAAAATCCTTAGGAGACCGTTTCAGGCGCAGTGCGGACACcgtttctgtttttattgttttaataaagcAGCGAG CTCCGGACCACAGAAATGCAGTGGCTGTATAAAGGAGGACATATTTGAAGAACCAACATCAATTTTGAAACAGGGCTGT GCTTTTCCCGATAATGCTGCCAAAAGAGAAGTTGAAGCTCTTGAAGCTGTTTGCATCAATGAGGAATGCAGCTGGACAGGCACCATCAAAGAATATGAG GCAAACCATGAGGGAAAGTGTGACTTCAGGATCTTTCCCTGCCCATCATGCAAAGAACTTCTAAGAGCCAACGAGCTTGAACGTCACAATGAGAGAGAATGCCCAGAAAGGATTCTTAATTGTAAATACTGCAAGGagccatttcattttaaaaacattaag gCCCATGATGAGATATGCCCAAAATACCCCATGATTTGTGAAGGTTGTGCCAAGAAAAAAATTCCCAGAGAGAAA TATGTGGACCACATTAAACTGTGCTCCAAATTCCGAACACCTTGCAGATTTCACGTTGTTGGCTGTGATATGACG GTGGAAAAGGAGAAGATCCATGACCATGAACAAACCTGTTCCTACGAGCACTTAAACCTCTTATTGCACTTCATCATGGCCATCAAGGTGAATTTGGAGAGTCTGCAGCCTCAGAGTCTGGAACTGGCTGGCCATAAGATCCACGAGCTGCATCAGTCTCTGCGGGAGCTGGAGCTGAAGATGGGCCAGCTGAGTGGAGCAGGGGCTCCCGTGCAGGGGGCCTGTGCGCCACTGCCACCACTGCCGGCTCCGACGCTGGGTACGTCTTTCACCCCACTCCCTACAGCTGTTGGGGCAGCTTTGGAGCTGCAGCTACACAGTGAGAAGACCAAAGTGGCGGAGCTCAGCCGCCACTGTCAGGAGCTGGAGCTGAAGGTAAGCACCTTTGAGAACATTGTCTGCGTGCTCAATCGTGAGATGGAGCGCTCCGCCACCACCATGGAGGCCTATAACCGTCAGCACCGGCTTGACCAGGACAAGATTGAGATACTCAACAACAAG GTACGGCAGTTGGAGAGGACAGTAGGCCTTAGGGATCTCTCCATCGTGGAGATGGAGGCAAAGATGAGGGACATGTCCGCTGCCACGTACGATGGTGTATTTGTATGGAAGATCTCCGACTTCTCGAAGAAGCGACAAGATGCTGTAGCCGGACGGGCACCTGCTATGTTCTCACCtg CATTTTACACAAGCAAATATGGCTATAAGATGTGTTTGCGCATCTATCTGAATGGGGACGGGACGGGACGTGGTACGCACTTGTCTCTGTTCTTCGTGGTGATGAGGGGACACAGTGATGCCTTGCTTAAGTGGCCTTTCAATCAGAAG GTCACCCTCATGTTGCTGGATCAGAACAACAGGGAGCACATCATCGATGCCTTCCGGCCAGATATTTCCTCTTCCTCCTTCCAGAGGCCTGTGAGTGACATGAACATTGCCAGCGGCTGCCCTCTCTTCTGCCCTCTCTCCAAACTAGACACCAAGAACTCCTACATCCGAGATGACACCATCTTCATCAAGGCCATTGTTGACCTCACAGGCCTTTAA